GACCGAGAGGCAACAGTGGAACTGATCTACGCCAACCGTGGCGGAAGTGACGTCATGTTTGCCGAAGACATCGGGGATTTGAAGGATGCTTTCCCTACCCGGCTGGCAGTCCACCATGTACTCAGCCGAGAAAACCGGGTGAATCCGTTGTTTTCTGGTCGGATAGATGAGGAGCGTCTAAATACCTTCTTAGATCGGGTTATCCCGATGGATAGCGTCGATGAATGGTTCCTCTGCGGTCCCTTTGACTTAGTGCAGCTTTGCCGAGATACCCTAGCGGAACGCGGGGTAGCCCAGGACAAAATCCGTTATGAGCTTTTCAATACCGGTGATCAATCCGCTGGTCCTGGGGTGGGCGCACAGGGCCGGCATATCGAAGCCGATCCCGAAGGAGATAATGTCACCATTTCCTTCAGCGTAGATGGGTTAAGTGGCGAAGTGCTTTCTCCGCGTAGTGCTCATGAAACTATTTTGAACGCTGCTTTGAGGGTCCGCGATGATATTCCCTTTGCCTGTGCCGGAGGAGTATGCGGCACCTGCCGCGCCAAGGTCATTAAGGGCGAGTTCGAAATGGATGAAAACTACGCCCTAGAGCCCGATGAGATAGCCGCAGGTTATGTGTTGACCTGCCAAACTCGACCCACTTCGGATGAAATCCTCGTGGATTATGACGCCTAAACCCGATGTTGAAAGACCCGATCTCATGATTGACTATGTTGTTTCCCCCTCGCGGGTAGCCGAAATTGTGCTGAATAATCCGCGGAAATTAAATGCTCTTGATGAATCCGCTTTGCATCAATTCAACCAGGTATTAGACCAGGTAGAAGAAGATATTAGTAACGAAAAGATCGGGGCGGTGCTGCTTCGAGGTGAAGGCAAGGGCTTTTGCGCTGGCCGAGATATCTCTGGTTTAGATCCGGCTACCGATGATGCCGAGGGTTATTTAAGCTCTATCGTCACTCCGTTGCTGCGTCGAATTGATAGCCTCGCGGTTCCCACATTCGCGGTGGTCCACGGTGTGTGCCTAGGGGTGGGGTTGGGCTTAGTAATTGCCTGCGACATCGCTTATGTGGCCGAAAATGCCCGCTTCGGGTCTCCCTTTGCCGCCTTAGGCGCAACCCTAGATTCCGGTGGACACTACCTCTTTGTGGAACGCCTAGGAGCCCACCGCGCTTTGGATCTTATTATCACCGGGGACCTCATCACCGGGGAGGAAGCGGTGCGTGCTGGACTTTTCTCCCGGGCGCTACCTGCCGAGGAACTTGTAGAGTTTAGCCGCAGCAAGGCAGAAAAAGCGGCTGCCGGAGCACCTTTGGCGGCTCACGCTTCTCAGCTGTTAGTACGAGAGATTCGAGATCACCGGCGCGGTCTATGGGAAAGTATTGCGGAAGAAAACACCGCTCAAGGAGAGTTGTGTCGCTCTGCTGACTATGCCGAGGGATTTGCTGCTTTCCAAGAAAAGCGCCCACCTCGGTTTCAAGGGCATCGCCAATCGACTCAGAACGGGGAAACCCGATGACTGACGCTGTTTTGGTGTCGGGGCTTCGTACCCCGGTCGGTCGCTATGGTGGGGCGTTATCCTCAGTCCGCCCAGATAACCTCATGGCGCTTGTGATTCGCTCAGTCATTGAGGACGCAGGCATAGACCCTGCGCTTGTTGATGACGTCATCATTGGTAACGCCAACGGCGCAGGTGAAGAAAATCGCAATGTCGCACGCATGGCGTGGTTGCTCAATGATTATCCCGACACCGTTCCGGGGATCACCATTAATCGCCTGTGCGCCTCCGGCATGTCCGCTATTTCCTTAGCTTCTAGCATGATCCGCGCCGGTGACGCTGAGATCGTGGTGGCCGGCGGGGTGGAATCTATGTCGCGGGCACCCTGGGTGATGGCTAAACCCACCGGCGCTTTTGCCAAACCAGGCGAAATAGCTGACACCTCCATCGGTTGGCGCTTTGTTAACCCTATTTTCCAAGCTCAGGAAAAAACCACTTTTTCGATGCCTGAAACCGCTGAAGAAGTAGCGAGGGTGTGCGGCATTAGCCGATCAGATGCTGATGCGTTTGCGGTTGAGTCTCAACGCCGTGCCCACGCTGCCATCGAGTCGGGTTATTTTGGGAAAGAGATTGTGCCGGTAGAGATAAGTGACCGTAAAGGAAAGAAAACTCTGGTCTCCGTGGATGAA
This genomic interval from Corynebacterium poyangense contains the following:
- the paaE gene encoding 1,2-phenylacetyl-CoA epoxidase subunit PaaE; translation: MTSPSTPARKKAAFHPLRVNDIRRLTTDSLEVSFEVPEELVADYNYLPGQYVALRATIDGQEVRRSYSICDMPSGGTLKVAIKKNRGGLFSTWAHEHLKPGEFIEVMNPQGAFTSRTHTTALNDPEALLAEAEDKAGSDAPHIAAIAAGSGITPIMALTRTFLHKDREATVELIYANRGGSDVMFAEDIGDLKDAFPTRLAVHHVLSRENRVNPLFSGRIDEERLNTFLDRVIPMDSVDEWFLCGPFDLVQLCRDTLAERGVAQDKIRYELFNTGDQSAGPGVGAQGRHIEADPEGDNVTISFSVDGLSGEVLSPRSAHETILNAALRVRDDIPFACAGGVCGTCRAKVIKGEFEMDENYALEPDEIAAGYVLTCQTRPTSDEILVDYDA
- a CDS encoding enoyl-CoA hydratase/isomerase family protein, translating into MTPKPDVERPDLMIDYVVSPSRVAEIVLNNPRKLNALDESALHQFNQVLDQVEEDISNEKIGAVLLRGEGKGFCAGRDISGLDPATDDAEGYLSSIVTPLLRRIDSLAVPTFAVVHGVCLGVGLGLVIACDIAYVAENARFGSPFAALGATLDSGGHYLFVERLGAHRALDLIITGDLITGEEAVRAGLFSRALPAEELVEFSRSKAEKAAAGAPLAAHASQLLVREIRDHRRGLWESIAEENTAQGELCRSADYAEGFAAFQEKRPPRFQGHRQSTQNGETR
- a CDS encoding acetyl-CoA C-acyltransferase, with translation MTDAVLVSGLRTPVGRYGGALSSVRPDNLMALVIRSVIEDAGIDPALVDDVIIGNANGAGEENRNVARMAWLLNDYPDTVPGITINRLCASGMSAISLASSMIRAGDAEIVVAGGVESMSRAPWVMAKPTGAFAKPGEIADTSIGWRFVNPIFQAQEKTTFSMPETAEEVARVCGISRSDADAFAVESQRRAHAAIESGYFGKEIVPVEISDRKGKKTLVSVDEGPRPGTTLEKLATLRPVVAGGEVVTAGNSSSLNDGASAIIVASDKAVERYGLRPRALVAGSACVGLKPEVMGLGPIPAVRALMQKTGWKLEDVEALELNEAFATQSLACIRELGLDPARVNAWGGAIALGHPLGSSGSRITITLLNRLEESRQRTGVATMCIGVGQGAAIAVERID